The window AATTTTTTCCTGTTTGCTGATGgctgttgttttcttcttgCAGAGGATGTAGAGGTGGATGTGGAAAGCATCGTGTTTGACTGCATGGACTCTGACGGCCTGCACTATACACACAGTGATGCAGATCACTGTTACTCCAGTATGGACAAAGCCTGGCTATGACAGCAGCCAGGGAGCGGTCCTTTATCAGTGTCATCGCCGAGGGGGGCAGGtgaaaacattccaaaaatgagCAGGGTGAGGAGGATGATACTGCACAACTGAACCCCATGTTTTACAAaggcagttaaaaaaaacaacaaaaaaaacatgatgttACACGAGTGTAATCATGAGTGAGCTGTGTCGATTTGCACTGAAAAGCAGTTCAAATCACTGGGCTGGGATGGAACAAACATATCCAAAGCCACTTACAATCAATCATTTTGTAAGGGATTTTACAAATCAAtacagctttgttttgttttacttcattACCTTCACTGACTTTAGCCTTTGGACTAGATTTGATGTACTTTTCTGTTCAGCTTCTCCTAAGCATTACAACTCAGTAAGGCCATGTGTGGCATGCACTTAAAACATTAATCTCTGCTATggtttatatacacacacacacacacacacacacctgctagTGTCTTTgggtctttctttttcttttgttgcacAAAATCATCCACACATTGCACTTGTTTTGTCTCCAAAGAGTTGCAGATATAGCCATGTGGAAAAACAGGTTGAGAGGAACGATTTAATGGCATTTGCACATACATGCCTGCCAATTAGGCAACTTGACCTGATATTCATTTGGTGTTTTTGCACACTCTTTTCTGTAATTTGGCGATGTGTGATGGCTGGTGGATGGAGAGCATCAATTCTTGCACAtccaaggttttttttgttactaatatttCTTTACAAGTTTATGGATCAGACATGTTTTTACATTTGCTGTATTACAAATATGTATCATGTTGCTCTATATTTAATAACAGGAGGCACATTTTGCCCTCACTTTTGAATTATGCAAGATGCCTTATTACTTTTTAATAGTATATGCATTCTTCAGTCTCTCCGCCCAGTAATATTATGTAGCAATTTTTGTAATGGTGTAAGCTTTtttatgaataaatattttctatatttaagCCATGCGTCCATATTTAACACAGGACAACACTGATGGAAAAAGATTGTTTGACAAAAGGATGATCACATTGTAATATAAAAAGCATGTATTCATATTTGCTTTCATTAACATACAACATGTTTGAGGCTGAATGCTCAATTTCAGTAAACAGTTTGGATCGTTTTTGAAGCACTTACAATCAGACTTGGCAGGAAGAATCAGGATTATATATCttattcaacaaaaaaatctaaatcagACATAAATCTACATTAATACATAGATTGCTGAAATGTTGATTGTAGCTAGTTTGACAAACTAAACGCTAACAGTTGGTGGGCACAGAGGTTGAATGAAGGTCACAGGAATGGTATGAAATTCTATCAAATTCCAGCCAAGTTCTTTGCAGATTCTCACACTGTGCCAAGTTGCAAAATGATATTCAGTCAAAGTAACGTGATCAGGATGACAAGGGTGCAAGTGAAGAAGCTCAGCCATTATTGTGGTCCTCCCACCAGATCAGCAGGTTGCTTCCTCGCAGAGGTATCCACTTGCATTAGTTTGTCTCCCCACAAAGCAGCACTCACCTGGGAAGACGATTTAAAGACCAACGTGTCCCCGAATGTGTGGCAACAGAACAGTGTTCGTCACACGTATTGTTTCTTCTGGGCGTGTGAGGCCAAGTCTTTAGCTTTCTCTTTAGCTGCCAGCGCAGTCTCTCTCGCACGCTCTGTCGCCGCCTCGGCTAAACTCCTTGATGGCGTTTCACCTGCAAAAACAAGTCAgagtacagtaaataaaagtCCTATAACTGAccacattttctggaaaaatatgcctctgaAGCCCCACAAAACATACATCAGTTAAACAGCCATCGCGTACGGCATCGCACCAGACAattacacaaataaatatgtgCTGTTTGACTCATTCCATCTTCATGCTCTTTCATTTTAGCAAGGGAGGCCGCACAAGACTTCAGGGGAGGCGCAGCAGATAGAGAAACAATGTTTCAACTCTGCTAAGCTATTTCAGTAGTTTAAAAGGccaaatgaatttatttttacttgcTATGGTGACAGAGAAAACAGTCATGGGATGAGCAGAAAACTCAAAATATGCTGCAGAAAATTTGATTACTGGAGAGTACGGGAGGCTCCAACCACATTACCTCCTCTGGGGGGAGCCTCACGCTTTAAAAAGCcctgacttaaaacattgccagtACATTATAGCAGTGTGACACGCcttactttattttgaaaatcccAACCATTTTGAGTTAATACTTGTATGCAGTAGATGACAGTGACTTGTCAACTTGTACTCTGCAGAGCCAATTCAAAgtcagcagtggttttgtgtCATGTCCCAATTTTCAGCAGTTACACAACTAAAGCTTTGCCAGCCGGTGAAAATGTTGTACATGCACTCGATAAAAGGACTGTCACACTGCCAGGGAACCTCAAGGCTAGATAGAGCACACTTGCTTGATAAGACATTAGTATTTCTTATGTTTAAAATATGAGTGTCCTTTTTGAACAAATCATGTGTTGTGAGGGAAGCGAGGGAGACAGGACACGttactttgttttctttaatgCAAAGCAGCATAAAGGCACAAATGGCTGGTGCATTAACTAGAGCAGCTCATTAAAAGTGATTTCTAGAGAAGCTTTACCTTGCATTTTGGCCAGAACATATTCAAAGCCCTTCATGGTCTTAGTAACGCTCGTCTTAAACCTTGCAAGACCAAATTCCTGGAAAGAGACAATCAAACATGAACAACGTGTTGATCTCAGCACATacacaatgttatttttaaaggaAGCCTTTTGCTTCCATGTAATAACATTAAGCATACGCCATCATGTGTGTTTTTCCCATGTGTGATGACTAGTGTCTCCAGACCTGAATAGCTCGAGAGAGTCCATACACGTTGGAAGAGATCCAAGCCTCTCTCTTTATTTCCGTCCAGCTGCCATTCTCGGGGTTAATTCCATATTCACACCGCTCTTCCACAGACTGGGGGCATAGATGAACAAGGTGCATGAGGTCATGAAATGCACCTGCATCAAAAACACAGCCTTCATCTCAACAGGAGACGTTAGTGCACTTGGAGGTGTATGTGGTACCATAAGACGAGCGTGGCTGATGTTCCATGTTACTGTGGTCATTGTTCTTTTCTGAGGGTCCACTATGGAGTCCTCAAGGATGTAGGCT of the Dunckerocampus dactyliophorus isolate RoL2022-P2 chromosome 11, RoL_Ddac_1.1, whole genome shotgun sequence genome contains:
- the prelid1a gene encoding PRELI domain containing 1a — translated: MVKYFCCAGLLKSSWDQVCVAFWQRYPNPYSNHVLTEDIIFREVTPANCLISRRLLTKTSRAPRWMERYLPKHMASSAYILEDSIVDPQKRTMTTVTWNISHARLMSVEERCEYGINPENGSWTEIKREAWISSNVYGLSRAIQEFGLARFKTSVTKTMKGFEYVLAKMQGETPSRSLAEAATERARETALAAKEKAKDLASHAQKKQYV